The Hymenobacter sp. DG01 genome has a segment encoding these proteins:
- the rpsT gene encoding 30S ribosomal protein S20, with amino-acid sequence MANHKSALKRIRSNEAKRVLNRYQAKSTRTAIKKLRGTTDATAAQELLKKVSSMLDRLAKKNIIHKNKAANNKSKLAKFVKSLAA; translated from the coding sequence ATGGCAAATCATAAGTCGGCCCTCAAGCGCATCCGTTCCAACGAAGCTAAGCGCGTGCTGAACCGTTACCAGGCTAAATCTACCCGCACGGCTATCAAGAAGCTGCGTGGCACCACCGACGCTACCGCGGCTCAGGAGCTGCTGAAGAAAGTTTCGTCGATGCTGGACCGTCTGGCTAAGAAGAACATCATTCACAAGAACAAAGCCGCTAACAATAAGTCGAAGCTGGCTAAGTTCGTGAAGTCGCTGGCTGCCTAA
- a CDS encoding DUF4142 domain-containing protein — MKTTNLIPQLFMVGALAFSTACSSTNTGTSTGTTSGSGSMDSSMGTDMSTTPGSAASAGSVGTSGTAAISGSGGANSTTATGGATDMNAFMASFATMQDPVFLMTAASSNLLEIQMGQLATQKSTNADVKRFGQMMVDHHTKATQELKTVATPLGVTLPQTMMPVHQAMADKLMNKSGKAFDEDYMDAMETAHKMDIAMFEVKSNAAETPTVKAFATKTLPMLRSHEKMANEIEKKVD, encoded by the coding sequence ATGAAAACAACGAACCTGATTCCCCAGCTTTTCATGGTTGGTGCCCTTGCCTTTAGCACCGCATGTAGCAGCACCAATACCGGCACCAGCACCGGCACTACTTCCGGCAGCGGCTCTATGGATTCCAGCATGGGAACCGACATGAGCACCACGCCGGGCAGCGCTGCCAGCGCCGGCTCGGTAGGCACCAGCGGCACGGCGGCCATCAGCGGCTCGGGCGGGGCCAACAGCACGACTGCCACCGGCGGCGCAACGGATATGAACGCCTTTATGGCTTCTTTCGCCACCATGCAAGACCCCGTCTTCCTGATGACGGCCGCCAGCAGCAACCTGCTTGAAATTCAGATGGGCCAGTTGGCTACCCAGAAATCGACCAACGCGGATGTCAAGCGCTTCGGGCAGATGATGGTGGACCACCACACCAAAGCCACTCAGGAACTCAAAACGGTAGCTACCCCGCTGGGCGTTACCCTGCCCCAAACCATGATGCCCGTGCACCAAGCCATGGCCGACAAGCTGATGAATAAGTCCGGGAAGGCCTTTGACGAGGACTACATGGACGCCATGGAAACAGCCCATAAGATGGACATTGCCATGTTTGAGGTGAAGAGCAACGCGGCCGAAACGCCCACGGTGAAAGCCTTCGCCACCAAAACGCTGCCCATGCTGCGCTCCCACGAGAAAATGGCCAACGAAATCGAGAAGAAAGTTGACTAG
- a CDS encoding YheT family hydrolase encodes MPLIAHSPYQPPFYLFNGHLQTIVPSLWRTVPEVRYQRERVETPDGDFLDLDWSCRPGPAPTDRLGIVSHGLEGDASRPYVRGMVRALNQAGLDALAWNYRSCSGEMNRLLRSYHLGDTDDLDFVVRYALGTGRYRRVYLTGFSAGGNVTLKYLGENPARVPQEVQRAAVFSVPTDLKASSHHIARLENRIYLNRFMKTLRAKMRAKAELLPGQVDLTDIDLLQDFPQFDNRFTAPMHGFKSADEYYEHASSGRYLGNIQVPTLLVNAQNDPFLPPSCFPREVAARSPYVYLETPSDGGHVGFGEGSPDGQYYSERRAVEFLTAEVPA; translated from the coding sequence ATGCCTCTTATTGCGCACTCCCCTTACCAGCCCCCGTTTTACCTCTTCAATGGCCACTTGCAAACCATTGTGCCCAGCCTGTGGCGTACGGTGCCGGAAGTACGCTACCAGCGCGAGCGGGTAGAAACCCCGGACGGCGACTTTCTGGACCTGGACTGGTCGTGCCGGCCTGGGCCCGCGCCCACGGACCGGCTCGGTATTGTGTCGCATGGCCTGGAAGGCGACGCCAGCCGGCCCTACGTGCGCGGCATGGTGCGGGCGCTTAACCAAGCCGGCCTGGACGCCCTGGCCTGGAACTACCGCAGCTGCAGCGGCGAAATGAACCGCCTGCTCCGCTCCTACCACCTCGGCGACACCGACGACCTGGATTTTGTAGTGCGCTACGCCCTGGGCACCGGCCGCTACCGTCGGGTGTACCTCACAGGCTTTTCAGCCGGCGGCAACGTCACACTGAAGTACCTGGGCGAAAATCCGGCGCGGGTTCCCCAGGAAGTGCAGCGCGCCGCAGTTTTCTCGGTGCCCACCGATTTGAAGGCCAGTTCCCACCACATTGCCCGGCTGGAAAACCGCATCTACCTCAACCGCTTTATGAAAACCCTTCGGGCCAAGATGCGGGCGAAAGCTGAATTGCTACCCGGTCAGGTTGATTTAACTGACATTGACTTGCTGCAGGATTTTCCGCAGTTTGATAACCGGTTTACGGCGCCTATGCACGGCTTCAAGTCGGCTGATGAGTACTATGAGCACGCCAGCTCGGGCCGCTACCTTGGCAACATTCAGGTGCCGACCCTGCTGGTAAACGCCCAGAACGACCCGTTCCTGCCTCCCTCCTGCTTTCCGCGCGAGGTAGCCGCCCGCAGCCCCTATGTGTACCTGGAAACGCCTTCCGATGGCGGCCACGTCGGCTTCGGCGAAGGCAGCCCCGACGGTCAGTATTATTCCGAGCGGCGCGCCGTAGAGTTTCTGACCGCCGAGGTGCCCGCGTGA
- the rsmG gene encoding 16S rRNA (guanine(527)-N(7))-methyltransferase RsmG, whose product MSIINHYFPHLTNQQRQQFQQLESEFRGWNERLNLVARTDVDNLAERHFLHSLGIAKVVEFAPGSSVLDVGTGGGLPGLPLAILFPEVKFHLVDSIGKKIRAVQDMAHALQLPNVTAEQTRAEQLRPHYDYVVSRAVASLATFYTWIEHRYKPAATAAPGSGLYYLKGGDLTEEIEESGLTANVVDLNDFYAEEFFDTKKVVVVLNA is encoded by the coding sequence ATGAGCATCATCAACCACTATTTCCCACACCTCACCAACCAGCAGCGTCAACAGTTTCAACAGCTCGAAAGCGAATTTCGGGGCTGGAATGAGCGCCTGAATCTGGTAGCCCGCACCGATGTGGATAACCTCGCCGAGCGCCACTTCCTGCACTCCCTGGGTATTGCCAAGGTGGTAGAGTTTGCGCCCGGCTCCTCGGTGCTGGATGTGGGCACGGGTGGTGGTTTGCCGGGTCTGCCGCTGGCCATTCTGTTCCCGGAAGTGAAGTTTCACCTCGTGGATAGCATCGGTAAGAAAATCAGGGCGGTGCAGGACATGGCTCACGCCCTGCAGCTTCCCAACGTCACGGCCGAACAGACCCGCGCCGAGCAGCTACGCCCGCACTACGACTACGTGGTGAGTCGCGCCGTAGCCAGCCTGGCCACCTTCTACACCTGGATTGAGCACCGCTACAAGCCCGCTGCCACAGCCGCCCCCGGCAGTGGCCTCTACTACCTCAAAGGCGGCGACCTGACCGAAGAAATCGAGGAGTCAGGCCTGACGGCCAACGTAGTGGACCTGAATGATTTCTACGCCGAGGAGTTCTTCGACACCAAAAAAGTGGTAGTCGTGCTTAACGCTTAG
- a CDS encoding RNA polymerase sigma factor, with the protein MEVNNQEKQFSAKAKHDFKLIRAAVEQSDEKAYAELMQIYKKPVYHVVLKMVRNPDDAEDLTIEAFAKAFKNLHKFNPEFAFSTWLFRIATNNCIDFIRKNKIKTMSIDSAIKIDNGDEITIDFRDQNLNPQESAIKNQKIEIMQHVVSRLPDKYQRLVTLRYFDELSYEEIAQELKAPLGTVKAQLHRARELLYDMVKNKKEII; encoded by the coding sequence ATGGAAGTAAACAATCAGGAAAAACAGTTCTCTGCCAAAGCCAAGCACGACTTCAAGCTGATTCGGGCCGCCGTTGAGCAGAGCGACGAAAAAGCCTACGCCGAGCTGATGCAGATCTACAAGAAGCCGGTGTACCACGTAGTGCTGAAGATGGTGCGCAACCCCGACGACGCCGAGGACCTAACCATCGAAGCCTTCGCCAAGGCCTTCAAAAACCTGCACAAGTTCAACCCGGAGTTTGCCTTCAGCACGTGGCTGTTCCGCATTGCCACCAACAACTGCATCGACTTTATTCGCAAGAATAAAATCAAGACGATGTCCATTGACTCGGCCATCAAGATTGACAATGGCGACGAAATCACCATCGACTTCCGCGACCAGAACCTGAACCCGCAGGAGTCGGCCATCAAAAACCAGAAAATCGAAATCATGCAGCACGTGGTATCCCGGCTGCCCGATAAATACCAGCGCCTCGTGACTTTGCGCTACTTTGATGAGCTGAGCTACGAGGAAATTGCCCAGGAGCTGAAAGCCCCCCTCGGCACCGTGAAAGCCCAGCTGCACCGCGCCCGTGAGTTGCTCTATGACATGGTGAAGAACAAAAAGGAAATCATCTAA
- a CDS encoding glycosyltransferase, giving the protein MPFHLSPALWLLLACVLVQLFYAAYYFLPFARRPSEAADGPDTEPVSILVCARNELENLRRLLPLLLQQDYPAGFELIIIDDRSTDDTYLYVQQLTQYYPHVRLVTITSTPDGLSPKKYALTLGIKTARHERLLFTDADCIPATNQWLRYMQRGFHKPADVVLGYSAYAAESGFLNKLIRFETFLTGAQYLSFAWRGYPYMGVGRNLGYTRQVFQLTKGFASHIRSLSGDDDLLVQDAVARGARVAVVADAGAHTLSEPAQTWGQWWRQKRRHLSAGSRYRWSDRLRIGTFIGVNLLFYGTTIGLLFSRPDWVPLAAVWLVRTLAMTAVYHQLGRRLEDRLPPAWLPVLDAVYFFYYLALGMSLFLYRTLRWK; this is encoded by the coding sequence TTGCCTTTCCATCTGTCCCCGGCCCTGTGGCTGCTGCTGGCCTGCGTGCTGGTGCAGCTTTTCTACGCCGCCTACTACTTTCTGCCCTTCGCCCGCCGCCCCTCCGAGGCCGCCGACGGACCCGATACCGAGCCGGTATCTATTCTCGTGTGCGCCCGCAACGAGCTGGAAAACCTGCGCCGGTTGCTACCCCTGCTGCTGCAGCAAGACTACCCCGCCGGCTTCGAGCTGATTATCATCGATGACCGCTCCACCGACGATACCTACCTGTATGTGCAGCAGCTCACCCAGTACTACCCCCACGTGCGGCTGGTAACCATCACGAGCACGCCTGATGGGCTGTCACCTAAAAAATACGCCCTGACACTGGGCATCAAAACGGCCCGGCACGAGCGGCTGCTGTTCACCGATGCCGACTGTATTCCGGCCACCAATCAGTGGCTCAGGTACATGCAGCGGGGCTTCCATAAGCCGGCCGATGTGGTGCTGGGTTATTCGGCGTACGCGGCGGAAAGCGGCTTTCTAAATAAGCTGATTCGTTTTGAAACCTTCCTGACGGGAGCACAGTATTTGTCGTTCGCGTGGCGCGGCTACCCTTACATGGGAGTGGGGCGCAACCTTGGGTACACCCGGCAGGTCTTTCAGCTAACCAAAGGTTTCGCCTCGCACATCCGCAGCCTTTCCGGCGACGACGACCTGCTGGTGCAGGATGCCGTGGCCCGGGGCGCCCGGGTAGCGGTAGTAGCCGATGCCGGGGCCCATACCCTGAGCGAGCCAGCCCAGACGTGGGGCCAGTGGTGGCGCCAGAAGCGGCGGCACCTCTCCGCAGGCAGTCGGTATCGATGGTCTGATCGTCTTCGGATTGGAACATTTATTGGCGTAAATTTGCTATTCTACGGCACGACAATCGGTCTGCTGTTTTCCCGCCCCGATTGGGTACCTTTGGCTGCGGTGTGGCTCGTGCGCACCCTGGCCATGACGGCCGTGTACCACCAGCTCGGCCGTCGGCTCGAGGACCGGCTACCCCCCGCGTGGCTGCCAGTCCTCGACGCCGTGTATTTTTTTTATTATCTCGCTCTGGGAATGTCACTGTTCCTCTACCGCACCCTCCGATGGAAGTAA
- the tgt gene encoding tRNA guanosine(34) transglycosylase Tgt produces the protein MTFDLVANDPRTKARAGVVHTDHGPIETPIFMPVGTAGTVKAVQQRDLKDDIQAQIILGNTYHLYLRPGLEVLSKAGGLHQFNGWDRPILTDSGGYQVYSLSGTRKIKEEGVKFRSHIDGSQHLFSPEGVMDIQRTIGADIIMAFDECTPWPCEYSYAARSLDMTHRWLKRCIQRFDSTEGHYGYSQTLFPIVQGSTFKDLRVKSAEFIAEQGREGNAIGGLSVGEPAELMYEMTELVCDILPKDKPRYLMGVGTPANILENIALGVDMFDCVMPTRNARNGMLFTTQGIMNIANKKWADDFAPIDEELGGYVSTFYSRSYVRHLFHSKEMLGPQIASIHNLTFYLWLVKQARQQILAGTFREWKEKMVKQVMTRL, from the coding sequence ATGACCTTCGACCTCGTAGCCAACGACCCGCGTACCAAAGCCCGCGCCGGCGTAGTTCACACCGACCACGGCCCGATTGAAACGCCCATTTTCATGCCCGTGGGCACGGCCGGCACCGTGAAAGCCGTGCAGCAGCGCGACCTGAAAGACGACATTCAGGCCCAGATTATCCTTGGCAATACCTACCACCTCTACCTGCGCCCCGGGCTGGAAGTGCTCAGCAAAGCCGGTGGCCTGCACCAGTTCAACGGCTGGGACCGGCCCATCCTCACCGACTCGGGCGGATACCAGGTGTACTCGTTGTCGGGTACGCGCAAAATCAAGGAAGAGGGTGTGAAGTTTCGCTCCCACATTGATGGCTCGCAGCACCTGTTCTCGCCCGAGGGCGTCATGGACATTCAGCGCACCATCGGGGCCGACATCATCATGGCCTTTGACGAGTGCACGCCCTGGCCCTGCGAGTACAGCTACGCCGCCCGCTCGCTCGACATGACCCACCGCTGGCTCAAGCGCTGCATTCAGCGCTTCGACAGCACCGAGGGTCACTACGGCTACTCCCAGACGCTTTTCCCGATTGTGCAGGGTAGTACCTTCAAGGATTTGCGGGTAAAATCGGCGGAGTTTATTGCCGAGCAGGGCCGCGAAGGCAACGCCATTGGCGGCCTGAGCGTGGGCGAGCCGGCCGAGCTGATGTACGAAATGACCGAGCTGGTCTGCGACATTCTGCCTAAGGACAAGCCGCGTTACCTCATGGGGGTCGGCACGCCGGCCAACATCCTGGAAAACATTGCCCTGGGCGTAGATATGTTCGACTGCGTGATGCCCACCCGCAACGCCCGCAACGGCATGCTGTTTACTACCCAGGGCATTATGAACATTGCCAACAAGAAGTGGGCCGACGACTTCGCACCTATTGACGAGGAGCTGGGCGGCTACGTCAGCACGTTTTACTCCCGCTCCTACGTGCGCCACCTCTTCCACAGCAAGGAAATGCTGGGCCCGCAGATTGCCTCCATCCACAACCTGACCTTCTACCTGTGGCTGGTGAAGCAGGCCCGCCAGCAGATTCTGGCCGGCACTTTCCGGGAGTGGAAAGAGAAGATGGTAAAGCAGGTGATGACACGTTTGTAA
- a CDS encoding LptF/LptG family permease yields MKLLDKYILQKFLTAFFFTVVLLVSVICVIDFTEKNDDFLKHDLGAWQIVSEYYVNLFPYFANLLSPITVFIAVVFVTAQLASRTEVVAMLASGISFKRFLLPYIMGSAILGALTMAMTGWLIPIANKTRVQFEKAYIKNPYRFDARNVHIKIGPQSYAFMESYDNVNNVGYKFALETIDGQLLKRRMTAEAITWDSTKRAWRLTPQVVRTFNGEKETLLSLPARDTTLNLYPKDFASTYRLAETLTLPELNRYINQKIARGADDTQVYLSEKYERFAYPYAMFILTVIGVIMSARKSRAGVGGQIALGFVLAFVFIIFVILSRNLAAVGTLSPLLAAWVPSIVFTIIGLFLYRVVPR; encoded by the coding sequence ATGAAGCTCCTCGACAAATACATTCTCCAGAAGTTTCTCACCGCGTTTTTCTTCACGGTAGTGCTGCTCGTGTCGGTTATATGCGTGATTGATTTCACGGAAAAGAACGACGACTTTCTCAAGCACGACCTGGGCGCCTGGCAAATTGTCTCGGAGTACTACGTGAACCTGTTTCCGTACTTCGCCAACCTGCTCTCCCCCATCACGGTATTTATTGCGGTGGTGTTCGTGACGGCCCAGCTGGCCTCGCGTACCGAGGTGGTAGCTATGCTGGCTTCGGGCATCAGCTTTAAGCGGTTTTTGCTGCCCTACATCATGGGCAGTGCCATTCTGGGGGCCCTCACCATGGCCATGACGGGCTGGCTCATCCCGATTGCCAACAAAACGCGGGTACAGTTCGAGAAGGCCTACATCAAGAACCCCTACCGCTTTGATGCGCGCAACGTGCACATCAAAATCGGGCCGCAGAGCTACGCTTTCATGGAAAGCTACGACAACGTGAACAACGTGGGCTACAAGTTTGCGCTGGAAACCATTGACGGGCAGCTGCTCAAGCGCCGCATGACGGCCGAGGCCATTACCTGGGACTCCACCAAGCGGGCCTGGCGCCTTACGCCCCAGGTGGTGCGCACTTTCAATGGCGAAAAGGAAACCCTGCTGAGCCTGCCCGCCCGCGACACGACCCTGAACCTCTACCCCAAGGACTTCGCCAGCACCTACCGCTTGGCCGAAACCCTGACCCTGCCGGAGCTCAACCGCTACATCAACCAGAAAATAGCCCGCGGCGCCGACGATACGCAGGTGTACCTGAGCGAAAAGTACGAGCGGTTTGCCTACCCCTACGCCATGTTTATCCTGACGGTGATTGGGGTAATTATGAGCGCGCGCAAGAGCCGGGCCGGGGTAGGCGGCCAGATTGCCCTGGGCTTTGTGCTGGCCTTCGTGTTCATCATCTTCGTGATTCTGAGCCGCAACCTGGCGGCCGTAGGCACCCTCTCGCCCCTGCTGGCCGCCTGGGTGCCCAGCATTGTCTTCACTATTATTGGCCTGTTCCTCTACCGCGTGGTACCACGCTAA
- a CDS encoding DMT family transporter codes for MLKDYLRLHFIVLLWGFTAILGKLISLPPVELVFWRTLLAATGLAGLLLVRRQPWQIPAGEALRLLGIGALVATHWITFFLSARLSSVSVSLAGMATLALWTSLLEPLLLWRRVRPYEVGLGLLTMVGLYLVSQAELDQLPGLLVAVVSAGLSALFSVFNSKLVQRHPPLRLTLYEMAGACLSIALFLPIYGRYFTEGRGVQLALSGFDWLWLLVLAGVCTVYAFSTSVELMKRISAFVVNLTINLEPVYGIILAVLMYTFHIPGFGQEKLSTKFYMGTVLILLSVLIHPVIDQWNRRRIRKKEAADVLVG; via the coding sequence TTGCTCAAAGACTACCTTCGCCTGCATTTTATTGTGTTGCTCTGGGGCTTCACGGCCATTCTGGGCAAGCTGATTTCGTTGCCGCCGGTAGAACTGGTGTTCTGGCGGACGCTGCTGGCGGCCACGGGCCTGGCCGGGCTGCTGCTGGTGCGGCGGCAGCCCTGGCAGATTCCGGCCGGCGAGGCGCTGCGCCTGCTGGGCATTGGGGCCCTGGTGGCGACTCACTGGATTACCTTTTTTCTGTCGGCCCGACTTTCCTCGGTGAGTGTGAGCCTGGCCGGCATGGCTACCCTGGCCCTCTGGACCTCCCTGCTGGAGCCCTTACTGCTGTGGCGGCGGGTGCGGCCCTACGAGGTAGGATTGGGCCTGCTGACGATGGTAGGGCTTTACCTGGTGTCGCAGGCCGAGCTGGACCAGCTGCCGGGCTTGCTGGTGGCCGTGGTATCGGCCGGGCTTTCGGCCTTGTTCAGTGTGTTCAACTCCAAACTGGTGCAGCGCCACCCGCCCCTGCGCCTGACGCTGTACGAAATGGCCGGTGCCTGCCTGAGCATCGCGCTGTTTCTGCCCATTTACGGCCGCTATTTCACCGAGGGCCGGGGCGTGCAGCTGGCGCTGTCCGGTTTCGATTGGCTGTGGCTGCTGGTGCTGGCCGGCGTATGCACGGTGTACGCCTTCTCTACCTCGGTGGAGCTGATGAAGCGCATTTCGGCCTTCGTGGTCAACCTCACCATCAACCTGGAGCCGGTGTACGGCATCATCTTGGCGGTGCTGATGTACACGTTTCATATCCCCGGCTTCGGGCAGGAGAAGCTGTCCACGAAGTTTTACATGGGCACGGTCCTGATTCTGCTCAGCGTGCTCATTCACCCCGTTATCGACCAATGGAACCGCCGCCGCATCCGCAAAAAAGAAGCGGCTGATGTGCTGGTAGGGTAA
- the ispE gene encoding 4-(cytidine 5'-diphospho)-2-C-methyl-D-erythritol kinase encodes MLVFPNAKLNLGLYITGQRPDGFRNLESVFLPLPWTDALEVLPATETTLSLTGIPIPGEPTTNLCLRAYELLKADFNLPPVQLHLHKVVPIGAGLGGGSGDAAFALRALNDLFGLGLPPETLETYARRLGSDCAFFIRNKPVFAYEKGDVFEDIPLNLTGTACKVIYPGLHISTAEAYSCVSPRAPRHDLRAALARPLETWRDTVSNDFEDALTPYYPVLGEIKEQLYAAGATYASLSGSGSAVYGLFPGLEQPPALELPAAYQVWNGRL; translated from the coding sequence ATGCTTGTTTTCCCCAACGCCAAGCTCAACCTCGGGCTCTACATCACGGGCCAGCGCCCCGACGGCTTCCGCAACCTCGAATCGGTGTTTTTGCCGCTGCCCTGGACCGACGCGCTGGAGGTGCTGCCTGCCACCGAGACAACGCTAAGCCTCACCGGTATCCCGATTCCGGGCGAGCCGACTACCAACCTCTGTCTGCGGGCCTACGAGCTGCTGAAGGCCGATTTCAACCTGCCGCCGGTGCAGCTGCACCTGCACAAAGTAGTGCCCATCGGGGCCGGGTTGGGCGGGGGCTCCGGCGACGCAGCTTTTGCCTTGCGGGCTCTCAACGACTTGTTTGGCCTGGGCCTACCCCCCGAAACGCTCGAAACCTATGCCCGCCGCCTGGGCTCCGACTGTGCCTTCTTCATTCGGAACAAGCCGGTTTTTGCCTACGAGAAGGGCGACGTGTTCGAAGACATCCCCCTCAACCTAACGGGCACCGCCTGCAAAGTCATCTACCCGGGCCTGCACATCAGCACGGCCGAGGCCTATTCGTGCGTCAGCCCCCGTGCTCCGCGCCACGACTTACGCGCGGCCCTGGCCCGGCCCCTGGAAACATGGCGTGATACTGTCAGCAACGACTTTGAGGACGCGCTGACGCCTTACTACCCGGTGCTCGGCGAAATTAAGGAGCAGCTCTACGCCGCCGGCGCCACGTACGCCAGTCTGTCGGGCTCCGGCTCGGCGGTATACGGGTTGTTTCCGGGTCTGGAGCAGCCCCCAGCGCTGGAGCTTCCGGCGGCGTACCAAGTCTGGAACGGACGGCTGTGA
- a CDS encoding sugar transferase, whose product MSAPASSSWYVRRGKRLLDVALAAPALLLAVPLLLPLALALSLQNRGAWLFRQRRPGLHGRLFTFYKLQTMTSRRDAHGHLLPDADRLPPLGRWIRATSLDELPQLWNVLRGDLSLVGPRPLLEQYLPLYSPEQARRHEVRPGITGWAQVNGRNAISWEQKFALDVWYVDHLSFGLDLRILALTVGRVLGSHDISAPGQATTTAFTGTPSASSDQLPPLA is encoded by the coding sequence ATGAGCGCCCCCGCATCTTCCTCCTGGTACGTCCGTCGCGGAAAGCGGCTGCTGGATGTTGCGCTGGCGGCTCCGGCGCTGCTGCTGGCCGTGCCCCTGCTCCTACCCCTGGCGCTGGCCTTAAGCCTTCAGAACCGCGGGGCCTGGCTGTTTCGGCAGCGGCGGCCGGGTTTGCACGGGCGGCTGTTCACGTTCTACAAGCTTCAAACCATGACCTCCCGGCGCGACGCCCACGGCCACCTCTTGCCCGATGCCGACCGCCTACCCCCCCTGGGCCGCTGGATCCGGGCCACCTCCCTCGACGAGCTGCCCCAGCTCTGGAACGTGCTGCGCGGCGACCTCAGTCTGGTGGGCCCTCGGCCGCTGCTGGAGCAATACCTGCCGCTGTACTCACCGGAGCAGGCCCGTCGCCATGAGGTGCGGCCCGGCATCACCGGCTGGGCCCAGGTAAATGGCCGCAACGCCATCAGCTGGGAGCAGAAGTTTGCGCTGGATGTGTGGTACGTGGATCATCTGTCGTTTGGGCTGGATCTGCGCATTCTGGCGCTAACTGTTGGGCGGGTGCTGGGCTCTCACGATATTTCCGCCCCCGGCCAGGCCACCACCACTGCTTTTACTGGTACGCCCTCCGCCTCTTCCGATCAACTGCCACCCCTTGCATGA
- a CDS encoding acetyltransferase, protein MSYAPALPNPALAPLPILVIVGAGGLGREVLMLARQINEASPTWEIAGFYDDRSPATPTLQGLPYLGTTEDLRAQPEPRHVVVAVGNSHSRTAIVERLTAPHLTFASLVHPGVALAAYQQVQVGEGSIICQGCILTCDITLGRHVLLNLGCTIGHDAVLEDFCSLMPHANVGGEAHLEAGVYLGTNATVINQVRVGTGAILGAGAVAVRSLPAHSTAVGVPAQVLKIRNGQ, encoded by the coding sequence ATGAGTTACGCCCCCGCCCTCCCCAATCCGGCTCTTGCGCCGCTTCCTATCCTGGTTATTGTGGGCGCCGGGGGGCTGGGCCGCGAGGTGCTGATGCTGGCCCGTCAAATCAACGAGGCCTCACCCACCTGGGAAATAGCCGGCTTCTACGATGACCGCTCCCCCGCAACGCCTACCCTCCAGGGCCTACCCTACCTGGGCACCACTGAAGACCTCAGGGCGCAGCCTGAGCCCCGGCACGTAGTAGTAGCCGTGGGCAACAGCCACAGCCGGACCGCTATTGTGGAGCGCCTGACGGCCCCGCACCTCACGTTTGCCTCTCTGGTGCACCCGGGAGTAGCCCTGGCAGCCTACCAGCAAGTGCAGGTTGGCGAGGGCAGCATTATCTGTCAGGGCTGCATTCTTACCTGCGATATTACCCTGGGCCGACATGTTCTGCTGAACCTGGGCTGCACCATCGGGCACGATGCCGTGCTGGAAGACTTCTGCTCCCTGATGCCCCATGCCAATGTGGGTGGCGAGGCCCACCTCGAAGCCGGCGTGTACCTGGGCACGAATGCCACGGTTATCAACCAGGTGCGGGTGGGTACCGGCGCCATTCTCGGGGCCGGGGCTGTGGCGGTCCGCTCGCTGCCTGCGCACTCCACGGCCGTAGGGGTACCGGCGCAGGTGCTCAAAATCAGAAATGGGCAATAA